CAGTTGATTGGTAAAGGCATCATGCAAGTTAAACCAGATTACAACTATCAAACCATCCTGGATGAAACAGAAGCAATTACCACGGCTCTAAACAGTGCGCCCAATGGCAGTCTAGTAGTGATTTTGCCTGAAAGCATCAGCCGCGCTATTAAACTGATTGAAGCACGCCATCCAATCAAGGAGGCACACCAGCCGCCTGAATTCACTGCTGCTCTAAACTCCCAAATCAGCGTCCCGTCTTCTGTCGCCAACCAGGTATAAGAAGAAGCTTTACGAGGAATTGCCCGCCCCCTAAGTCAAAGCTTTATAATAATTACTCGCGATTGTCTTGCTCTAAGCTGGCAGTGTCATCATCCTGATTTTTCAGTTCCTCCTTAAAGCCCCGCAAGGTTTTACCCAATGCACTTCCCAATTCAGGAATTTTCTTAGGACCGAAAATCAAAACTGCCACTAGAGCAATCACACCTACTTCAAGCCATCCTAAACCAAACATACTGATCTCCTCTCAACTAGCCTATAGATTAACTATAGACAGGAGGCGATCGCTTCTGAAAAACTAATACCAGTTTAAATAATGTTGGCGGCAGATAGGGCTGCCAAGATGATGTTTAACGCTTACCGGGATCGGAGGTCAGCGATCGCCCCCTTAGTTAATCCGGCGATCGCCTGGTCTGTAGCCTTCGGCAAGTGATAATACTTTCCACCTGCCTGTTGTGCCAGTTCCTTGGCAAATCCAGTGGAAATAAACTTATTTTCTGTGTCAATCACTAATAGCTGCATTCCTAGCGCCCGCAGCCTGGCAGCAATTTCCAACAGTTCCCCTTTGATATCCGGCTTCTCTCCTTCCTGCAACGGTTCACCCAGCGATCGCGCTAGGGGGATATTCCCCCGCCCGTCAGTGATAGCAACAATCACCACCTGACCAATATCGCCAGACATCTGAGCATTCATCCCTACCCTCACCGCCTGAGTCAGACCATGAGCGAGAGGCGAACCACCACCGCAGGGCAACAACTCCAAACGCCGCCGCGCTAAGGCAATGGAACGAGTTGGGGGCAGAAGTACCTCCGCCTGTTCTCCCCGGAAGGGAATCAGTGCCACAGAGTCGCGGTTTTCATAGGCTTCCGTCAGTAGTCGCAA
This window of the Chroococcidiopsis sp. CCMEE 29 genome carries:
- the tatA gene encoding twin-arginine translocase TatA/TatE family subunit, which encodes MFGLGWLEVGVIALVAVLIFGPKKIPELGSALGKTLRGFKEELKNQDDDTASLEQDNRE